From Mya arenaria isolate MELC-2E11 chromosome 1, ASM2691426v1, a single genomic window includes:
- the LOC128236221 gene encoding uncharacterized protein LOC128236221 has product MSDTSILAVTCSYRRPCYPGDCEANSCKCEPAFYLTNTQDGCININSTAEKFRPEIVQSNVTLGHIRRPDNQTQFMFTVVGKDENDFTLVWSNQNRFNNLRFEFDTLINIPEIPERPVYVHDARIGIVASSIEASVSKIPRDGGSTRYIASNKTYNCETGISEDNPAVEKNTCEIYDENFATLIEHGDILLLKFRSRSGGFQKLINIDNQGKPFATKHYNGLQGQENLEFRFDFIVPEHCSLDSGSCLSKPLHIDDEFTRSTIQVRWSDWTDAMSGMWQYYFEVFKLQPNRDGKLEEATPINPVFNRTLNHTDGEISSSFTPDEPGMYSVLLKLSDMANNSRIARRFVLYDDTSVISVSNETDKKLYFSSAMEETGYAWQTPSNNNDTTVTVNVSWDGHANKLHEDGKFLAEIEEFPIQFKEIEDEGIFMSLKFVSDSLDDDEGERTRQAIPNYHGIVQFEVAYEQSASEEVPTGWSVVGLHERTSSQRTLENGDRLRVWIRATDVMGNTRTDSTLMRIDGSPPTISSGNNSDHRIELNIFGGAYRHSSRANFLASDRQSGVHKIGIKLIVKLPGKDGLVAYDNFTEAMRGDGDVEDPRCIGLDQNDRCLLPEQIVDIDNCWLTVDKEDLETATAELEITAYNQAMLTATTIFDMGPLRYLQGLEKYNGPTNLRIEHLKPTSFRLKWDLEESESCYWAPHIIIIITFKDLNGEIQMQSFEFLSTLAYFDIAGLYPEVEYNVELRLRADNGHVRQVGENLSVVTPHFSQEEDLSRVFPTGAVVGITVGILLLCVIFVLLFIKIRGNIKEKRKKIAMPRAITNRVHPSASESNKGSLHEIHNNENENLQSELYLYGEMNFNSSSKGYISSDNITFIAFWKSGHFANIYHARYNGQNVVAKTLTNIYSLYFSEDFSKNDELLMKAKLNFSSVKAGDHPNVIKFVGAVVDNVALGPIIIYELCEIGSLRHHLQKNKYNFIIKMQENLFRFGLDVAKGMEFLAFRGVTHRRLAARNILLNFLNEAKIAGFGPQPSGKDNGGEAERIPMKWTAPECMTTTKEANERSDVWSYAVVLWEIFSLGNFLNLKYVVKIYYYKHVRAVQITF; this is encoded by the exons ATGTCAGACAC gtcaataCTTGCAGTCACATGTTCCTATAGACGCCCCTGCTATCCTGGGGACTGTGAAGCGAATTCATGCAAGTGTGAGCCTGCATTTTATTTAACGAACACACAAGACGGATGCATTAACA TAAACAGCACTGCTGAGAAGTTTCGCCCAGAAATCGTCCAAAGCAACGTTACACTTGGCCATATTCGTCGCCCTGATAATCAAACTCAGTTCATGTTCACTGTGGTCGGGAAGGATGAAAATGACTTCACTTTGGTGTGGag CAACCAAAACCGTTTCAACAACCTGAGGTTCGAGTTTGATACGCTGATCAACATTCCTGAAATCCCAGAAAGGCCTGTTTATGTCCATGACGCTAGAATTGGAATAGTCGCAAGCAGTATAGAGGCATCTGTAAGCAAAATACCACGTGATG GAGGCAGCACTCGATACATTGCTTCTAACAAAACCTACAACTGTGAGACTGGTATAAGCGAAGATAATCCTGCAGTAGAGAAGAACACTTGTGAAATCTACGATGAAAACTTCGCGACCTTGATTGAACATGGAGATAT CCTTCTTCTAAAATTCCGATCGCGTAGCGGTGGGTTTCAAAAGCTAATAAACATAGATAACCAGGGGAAACCGTTTGCGACCAAACATTACAATGGCCTTCAAGGCCAGGAAAAT TTGGAGTTTCGTTTCGACTTTATTGTTCCCGAGCACTGTTCTTTAGATTCCGGGTCGTGCCTTTCCAAGCCACTTCACATAGACGATGAATTTACCAGG AGTACTATACAAGTCCGTTGGTCTGATTGGACAGATGCGATGTCTGGCATGTGGCAGTATTATTTTGAGGTGTTTAAACTGCAACCAAACAGAGACGGAAAACTAGAAGAGGCTACGCCTATCAACCCAGTTTTTAATAGAACACTTAACCACACTGACGGAGAAATATCTAGTTCTTTCACACCCGACGAACCTGGAATGTACAG TGTGCTTTTGAAATTGTCCGATATGGCCAACAATTCCAGAATCGCTCGGCGCTTTGTTCTTTACGATGACACATCCGTGATATCTGTGAGTAACGAGACGGACAAGAAGCTGTACTTCTCCAGTGCTATGGAGGAGACTGGATACGCTTGGCAAACGCCTTCGAACAATAACG ATACCACGGTAACTGTGAATGTGAGTTGGGATGGACACGCAAACAAATTGCATGAAGACGGGAAATTTCTTGCTGAAATCGAAGAGTTCccaattcagtttaaagaaattgaaGATGAAGGGATATTTATGAGTCTAAA gTTTGTTTCCGACTCTCTTGACGACGACGAGGGTGAACGTACACGTCAAGCTATTCCTAACTATCATGGCATCGTCCAATTTGAGGTAGCATACGAACAATCCGCATCAGAGGAGGTGCCAACAGGATGGTCAGTAGTCGGACTTCATGAAAGAACATCATCCCAAAGAACCCTTGAAAATGGTGATCGTTTGCGTGTATGGATCAGAGCTACTGACGTTATGGGAAATACTAGGACGGATTCGACATTAATGAGAATTGACGGATCTCCGCCAACAATTTCAAGTGGAAATAATTCTGATCATCgcattgaattaaatatttttggtgGAGCATATAGACATTCATCAAG AGCAAACTTTTTGGCATCCGATAGACAAAGTGGAGTACACAAAATTGGAATAAAACTAATAGTGAAATTGCCTGGGAAGGATGGTTTAGTAGCATATGACAATTTTACAGAAGCTATGAGAGGG GACGGCGACGTCGAAGATCCTCGGTGTATCGGTTTAGACCAAAATGATCGGTGTCTCCTGCCAGAACAAATTGTGGATATCGATAACTGCTGGCTGACTGTAGACAAGGAGGATCTGGAGACCGCGACTGCCGAGCTAGAGATCACCGCATACAATCAAGCAATGCTTACAGCAACCACCATATTCGat ATGGGTCCACTTAGATATCTTCAAGGTTTGGAAAAAT ACAATGGTCCAACGAACTTAAGGATTGAACACTTGAAACCCACAAGCTTCCGACTTAAATGGGACCTTGAAGAATCGGAGTCTTGCTACTGGGCACCacacatcatcattattataacatttaag GACTTAAACGGCGAAATTCAAATGCAGTCCTTTGAATTTTTAAGTACTTTAGCCTATTTTGATATTGCTGGACTGTACCCTGAAGTGGAATACAATGTAGAGCTTCGGTTAAGAGCAGACAATGGACATGTCCGACAAGTCGGAGAAAACCTTTCCGTTGTTACCC CACATTTTAGTCAAGAAGAAGACTTATCTCGGGTATTTCCTACTGGTGCTGTGGTCGGAATAACAGTTG GTATACTGTTATTGTGTGTTATTTTCGTTCtcctttttattaaaattcgtggaaatatcaaagaaaaacGTAAAAAGATTGCGATGCCTCGAGCCATTACGAATCGTGTACATCCATCTGCGTCTGAGTCGAATAAGGGAAGTTTACATGAAATCCATAACAATGAGAATGAG AACCTTCAGAGTGAATTGTACTTGTACGGAGAAATGAACTTTAATTCCTCCAGCAAAGGTTACATAAGCAGTGACAATATTACGTTTATAGCATTCTGGAAGAGCGGTCACTTTGCGAACATATACCACGCACGTTACAACGGACAAAACGTTGTTGCTAAAACTCTTACGAACATTTattctttatatt TTTCAGAGGACTTTTCAAAGAATGACGAGCTGCTTATGAAGGCGAAGTTAAACTTCTCTTCTGTAAAGGCTGGCGACCATCCAAATGTCATCAAGTTCGTCGGTGCGGTAGTAGATAACGTTGCAC TTGGtccaataataatttatgagttaTGCGAAATTGGAAGCCTAAGGCATCACCTccagaaaaacaaatataacttcatCATCAAAATGCAAGAAAACCTCTTTCGCTTTGGACTCGATGTCGCCAAAGGCATGGAGTTTCTAGCTTTTCGAGGG GTGACACACCGACGTCTTGCTGCTCGGAACATCCTGCTTAATTTTCTCAACGAGGCGAAGATTGCGGGTTTCGGACCCCAGCCGTCAGGCAAGGATAACGGAGGTGAAGCG GAACGTATTCCAATGAAATGGACGGCGCCTGAGTGTATGACAACAACTAAGGAGGCAAACGAGAGAAGCGATGTCTGGTCGTATGCTGTAGTTCTTTGGGAAATTTTCTCTCTAGgcaatttcttaaatttaaaatatgttgtaaaaatataCTATTATAAGCATGTACGAGCTGTTCAAATAACCTTTTAA